TAAAAAGAGAAAGGAGATATATGGAATCTGAAGCTTTGAAACTCTCAGAAAAAATCTAAACTGTTTTCACTAATGTTTGCACCATAAAAACAAAAACCCATGCAAATCAATGACTTACATGGGTTTTAGTGGGCGCTGAGGGATTCGAACCCCCGACCCCCTCGGTGTAAACGAGATGCTCTAAACCAACTGAGCTAAGCGCCCGTGTTTTTCAACAGAGCATCAAAGATAAGAAGGTAAACGATTCAGACAAAATAGTTTTTTATGATTCCCCAAAAATTTCAAGGCCCAACATGCCGGAACAGCCACTATCGTTTTGGAATTACTGGCGTTATCAACTAAATAAAGTTCAGAATTAATTTTTAATATCGAGACATTCAATGAAGTATTCGGTTTTTGAGCAACATCCGCTAAAGAATCGATTTGCCTGTAATATTCAACTTTCACAGCATCTGATTTTTTATTATCTATAAGCAGGTTAACGCTGTTAAGTTGAACGATCTGATACTGTTTTATGGTTTGATTAACAAGCACTTAGATGTGAAATACCGGCGTCAGCGTTTACGATAATTCTGTACAGGATTATTGCGATATATGTTTGAATGAGCATGTAATTTGAATTGAAGCAAAATTAAGCCTAACAGGAGAATACTATGGCTCAATCCAAGAAGGGAAAAGAAGTTGTATTTATTGATGGCGGACGAACACCTTTTCTTCGTGCCGGAACCGAATTTAAAAAGCTGAGCGCGTATGATCTCGGGCGCAGGGCTATCGCAGGGCTAATCAGCAGGACCAAACTGGATGGAGAACATATCGACCGTGTATTTTACGGTAATGTGATCCAGGATATTAATACCAGTAATGTGGCGCGGGAATCTTCCCTTGCTGCAGGTCTGCCCGAAAGCATTCCCGCAACGACGGTCTCCATGGCATGTATCTCCTCAAATATGGCGCTCACCATGGCAAAAGACACGATCGAAACCGGTAATGCCCGGGCAGCCATTGTGGGCGGAACCGAAGTGATGAGCGATATCCCGATCCGGTTCAGAAAGAAATTTCGCCAGAAACTGCTGGAAACGCAGCGTTATAAATCTCCGGCAGACTACCTGAAGTTCTTTAAAAACCTGAAACCATCTGACCTGCTGCCCGAAATTCCTTCCATCGCAGAATTTTCCACCGGTGAAACAATGGGACAAAGCTGCGATAAGATGGCGGCGAAGTATGATATTTCCCGCGAGGAGCAGGATGCCTATGCTCTGCGTTCACACCTGAAAGCAGACCAGTCACGGGATCAACTTTTAAAAGAGATTTTCCCGGTTTCGCTGAATAAGGGCGAGAGTATTGTTAAAGAGGATAACGGCATTCGCGGAGACAGTTCTCCTGAAAAGCTGGCATCACTCAAACCGGCTTTCATCAAACCGCACGGAACCGTTACGGCAGGGAATGCCTCGTTTCTTACGGATGGCGCCTCTGCCGGGCTGGTGATGGATCGAGATTTTGCCCTCGAAAACGGTTACAAGCCAAAAGCGATTCTAAGATCATACAGCTACGTTGCCCGGCGTCCGGGTGATGAATTATTGATTGGTCCGGCATTCGCGGTACCCAAAGTCTTGGATGATATGAAGCTGAAACTGGACGAAATTGATGTTTTTGAATTCCATGAGGCATTCGCGGGGCAGATGCTTACAGTTCTGAAAGCTCTCGCCAGTGATGACTTTGCCAAAGAACGCCTTGGTAAAAGCAAAGCCGTTGGAAAAGTACCGTATGATCTGCTTAACAGCCGTGGCGGATCTCTATCAATCGGCCACCCTTTTGCGGCAACCGGCGTGCGAATGGTCACCACCGCCGCCAATCGCCTGATCGACAACGGTGGTACATACGCCCTCATCGCTGCCTGTGCTGCCGGCGGACAGGGTCATGCGATGTTAATTGAGAGGTATGAGGAGTAAGGTGTGAGATGACAGTTGTGAGAAAATCTCCCCTGGAGGGGAGATGAATAAGCTCCGTTCGGTCGGAGCTTTTCTGAGGGGTGTTCAGGTTTTTTTATAAACGGAAGTAGACAATCTATCTCTGAAAATTTAAATGTAGTGGCTGATATTTTTATCTGACTGTGAATGATTTATTGAGCTCCCCTCCATGTGGAGTGCTTTTCGACATAGGGAGGGGCCGGGGGTGGGTCAGAATTCGTGGACACCCCTCAAATCATTGCGCTGAACGCGCAAGATTTTCTCCCCTCAAGGGGAGAGTTTTTATTCAAATTCAAATACCTAAACCCATGGCCAAACATAAATCGATTCTCAATACGGAAATCATCAGCGGAGTAGCAATTGTAACGCTGGATACGCCAGATGAAAAGGTGAACAAATTGAATGAGGCCCTGATTGAGGAGTTTTCCGGGTTTCTTGACCAGCTTGAATCGGATGAGGAGCTGAAAGGGGCCGTGCTCCTGAGCGGCAAGGATGAGAATTTTATCGCCGGGGCTGATATTGAAATGTTTAAAACCCGGGAGACGTCCGAAGAGCTTGCGGAGCTTAGCTGGACGGGACATGAAATTCTGTTGCGGGTGGAGCAGTGCAAAAAGCCGATCGTCGCGGGAATTCACGGATCGTGCATGGGCGGCGGCACTGAACTGGCCCTGGCTTGTCATTACCGGATCGTATCCGATCACTCCGATACTAAAATCGGTCTGCCGGAAGTAAAACTTGGACTCCTTCCCGGAATGGGAGGAACGCAGCGCCTGCCCCGGCTGATTGGCCTGCAAAAAGCTCTGCCCTACCTGCTCACCGGCAAAAATATGTACCCGCGACACGCCCGCCGAACCGGATTCGCCAATGAAGTCGTACATCGCCACGCCTTAAAGGATGCAGGAATAAGTGTGGTTAATAAACGAACTGAGAAAACTGCAAAACATCCGGATAAACGGTCGCTGGCCGAAAAGGCGCTTGAAAGCAATCCGCTTACCCGGAAAGTGATCTTTTCACAGGCACGAAAACAGACGATTGGAAAGACCAGGGGTAATTATCCCGCACCGTTTAAAATTATTGAATCTGTGGAGTACGGTTACAAAAACGGGTTCGAAAAAGGCTTGAAAAATGAATCGAAACTGTTTGGAGAGCTGGCCGTTACGCCGGAATCCCGTGCGCTCGTGCAGCTCTTCTTCGCGATGAACAGGGCGAAGAAAAACCCGTTTGAAAAGAAAGCAAAAGAGGTTAAAAATATAGGAGTGCTTGGTGCCGGGCTGATGGGATCAGGCATCACCGAAGTTTCAGTTGAGGATGGAATTCACGTCTGGCTGAAAGATCAGTCGCTTGAAAATGCGGCGAAAGGCGAGGCAGATATTGATGAAAACCTTCAGGAGAAAATCGATAAAAAGATTATTTCATCCTTTGAAAAAGATGAGCTGATGAGCCGGATCCATCCGACCACCAGCTATGAAAATTTTGACCAGATCGATTTGGTAATCGAGGCAGTTTTTGAGGATCTGGAACTGAAACAGAAGATTGTGAAAGAGGTGGAAGAGAATTCATCTGAACATACGATTTTTGCATCTAACACATCCTCGCTGCCGATCAGCGATATTGCAGCCAAAGCCAAACGCCCGGAAAACATCCTGGGAATGCACTACTTCTCGCCCGTACAAAAGATGCCGCTGCTGGAAATCATTAAAACGGAAAAAACAGCCGATTGGGTGATCGCTACGGCGTACGAAGTGGGGCTGCGTCAGGGTAAAACAGTCATAGTGGTGGAAGACGGACCCGGATTTTACACAACGCGCATTCTTGCACCTTTCATTAACGAAGCTTTATTGATGCTCGAAGAGGGTGCATCCATCGAACAGCTGGATAAGGCGATGAAACAGTTTGGGTTCCCTGTAGGCCCGGTTGCGCTGCTGGATGAGGTGGGCATTGATGTGGGCGCACATGTGGCGGGTGTGCTGAGCGACACATTTGAAGAGCGAGGCGCCAAAACGAGCAAGAAAGCAGCAGAACTGATGGAGGCCGGCTACAAAGGTCGAAAAAATAACAAAGGATTCTACAAATATGGAGACGGCTCGAAGAAAAAGGAAATCAACGAGGAGATCTACAAGTTCTTTGGCGGCACAACCCGAAAGGAGTTTAAGGAGATCGAAATTCAGCAGCGCCTTGCGCTGGTGATGGTTAACGAGGCCGTTCACTGCCTGGGAGAAGGGATTCTTGATAATGCCACCGATGGCGACCTGGGTGCTATTCTTGGCCTTGGATTTCCGCCGTTTTTGGGCGGACCGTTCCGGTATATCGATCGTGAAGGATCCGGGGCGATTGTCGAAAGAATGGAGATTCTTCAAACCGAACTGGGTGACCGGTTCAAACCGGCAGGTCTGCTAACGAAACACGCGAAAAATAATACTCCTTTTCACGACTGATGTTATAATGGCCGGACAACAATCTTCGGCTGCCCGGTTTTTAACAAATTCGCTTTAGCTTTACCTCAGGCCGAAACGCGTTCTTCCACATTTTTGAGCGCAAGATCTTTAATCGACTCAAAAGCGTGGAGTGTTTTTTCGATATGTTCCTTGGTGTGGCCGGCAGTAGGAATCAGCCGGATCAGCACCATTCCTCTCGGAACCACAGGATATGCCACGCCGCTCACAAACACGCCGTAGTCTTCGCGCAGTGTTCGCATAATGGTTGTGCAAAGCTCCGTACTGCCTTTCGTTAGTACGGGTGTTACAGGGCTTTCTGAAGGCAGGACGTTGTAGCCGATATCTATCAACCCTTCACGAAGTGCCATTGTATTTTCCCACAACTTTTCTCTCCATTCAGGATGTTTTCGGATCAGATCAAGACGTTTCCTGGCGGATACTACGATCGGCATCGGCAGTGATTTTGCAAAAATCTGGCTTCGGGTATTTGCCTTTAAAAACTCTACGACCCTGGGTTCAGATGCGATAAAAGCTCCAATCAGTGCAAAAGACTTGGCAAAGGTTCCGAAATAAACATCAATCCCATCCTGACAGCCGAGCTGTGTTCCGGTTCCTGATCCGTCATCGCCGAGGGTTCCCAGTCCGTGCGCATCATCCACTAAAAGACGAAAATCGTACTTCTCCTTCAGAGCGATAATCTCTTTCAGCTTGCCGAGATCCCCTGTCATTCCGAATACACCTTCAGTAACTACTAAGATAGATGAATTCGGTTTTCTGCGGCGATCGGCGCGTGCGAGCTGCTTTTCAAGGCTCTCAATATCGTTGTGTTTGAACACAGACTTCTCCGCCATGGCAAGCTGTTTGCCGTCTACAATGCAGGCGTGACTAAGTTCGTCATATATCAAAAAATCATTTCGGTCAACCAGAGCATGGATCACGCTCATAATGCCCTGGTAGCCGTAATTCAGCAGCAGCGCTTCCTCTTTATGAACAAAATCGGCAAGCTCCTTTTCGAGTGCTTCATGCTCCGTTGAATTTCCGGTCATTAGCCTGGCCCCCATCGGCACGCTCAGGCCATACTCTTCAGCAGATTGAGCATCCGCTTCGCGAACTTCAGGATGATTTCCAAGGCTCAGATAATCGTTTACACTCCAAACGACCATATCTTTGCCATTAAATTTCATAACCGGGCCCAGAGGCCCTTCAAGTCGTGGAAAAGTGTAGTACCCGTAGCCGTCAGATGTGAATTCTCCTAAAGGACTCGGTCGTCCTTCGAGTTTGTCAAAAAGATCCATAAAATCATTGTCAGTTAGTCATTATCCTGAAGTGCATCTAAATCGCAGGGTTCAGACACAAAACTCAAAAAATGTACGGAAATTGAGCCCCATGTCAAAAAGATGTGGGAGATTAAGGGGGCAATTTATGGTACAGGATGTCCTTGTGAAGCGACCAGAAGTTCAAACCAGTCCTGCCGATCCAGCTTAATCTCAAGCGCAGCGGCAGCTTCCTGCAGCCGTTCTGCTTTCCCCGTTCCAAGCACCGGCTGCGGGTTGCAAGGCAGAGCAAGAAGCCAGGCGATTACAATCTGTGCGGCCGAAGCACTATATTTTTCAGTTAGTTGGCCGATCGTATGCCTTACCCTTTGAGCGCGTTCATCATCACCCCAAAAGAGCGCACCGCCGGCAAATGGAGACCAGATCATTGGGGTGATCCGGTTCATCTGTGCATGATCAAATGTACCATCAAATATGGGTTCGAGGTGGTGAAGTGAACACTCCACCTGGTTCGTTACCAGTGGCGCATCAAGACGGCTTTGCAGCAAATCGAACTGGGAGGGTGAGAAATTTGAAACTCCCGCATGCCGGACTTTCCCGCTTTTGATCAACTCGTCCAGGGTTCCAGCTGTTGAATCGGCATCCATCAGGGGATCGGGACGATGCAGCAGCAGCAAATCGATATAATCGGTTTGAAGATTCCGGAGTGAATTTTCAACCGATTGCCGGATGTGTTCCGGTGTGGTATTGTAGTGATTGATCCGGTACTCCGGTTTCTGATCACAAA
The window above is part of the Rhodohalobacter sp. SW132 genome. Proteins encoded here:
- a CDS encoding acetyl-CoA C-acyltransferase yields the protein MAQSKKGKEVVFIDGGRTPFLRAGTEFKKLSAYDLGRRAIAGLISRTKLDGEHIDRVFYGNVIQDINTSNVARESSLAAGLPESIPATTVSMACISSNMALTMAKDTIETGNARAAIVGGTEVMSDIPIRFRKKFRQKLLETQRYKSPADYLKFFKNLKPSDLLPEIPSIAEFSTGETMGQSCDKMAAKYDISREEQDAYALRSHLKADQSRDQLLKEIFPVSLNKGESIVKEDNGIRGDSSPEKLASLKPAFIKPHGTVTAGNASFLTDGASAGLVMDRDFALENGYKPKAILRSYSYVARRPGDELLIGPAFAVPKVLDDMKLKLDEIDVFEFHEAFAGQMLTVLKALASDDFAKERLGKSKAVGKVPYDLLNSRGGSLSIGHPFAATGVRMVTTAANRLIDNGGTYALIAACAAGGQGHAMLIERYEE
- the fadJ gene encoding fatty acid oxidation complex subunit alpha FadJ — protein: MAKHKSILNTEIISGVAIVTLDTPDEKVNKLNEALIEEFSGFLDQLESDEELKGAVLLSGKDENFIAGADIEMFKTRETSEELAELSWTGHEILLRVEQCKKPIVAGIHGSCMGGGTELALACHYRIVSDHSDTKIGLPEVKLGLLPGMGGTQRLPRLIGLQKALPYLLTGKNMYPRHARRTGFANEVVHRHALKDAGISVVNKRTEKTAKHPDKRSLAEKALESNPLTRKVIFSQARKQTIGKTRGNYPAPFKIIESVEYGYKNGFEKGLKNESKLFGELAVTPESRALVQLFFAMNRAKKNPFEKKAKEVKNIGVLGAGLMGSGITEVSVEDGIHVWLKDQSLENAAKGEADIDENLQEKIDKKIISSFEKDELMSRIHPTTSYENFDQIDLVIEAVFEDLELKQKIVKEVEENSSEHTIFASNTSSLPISDIAAKAKRPENILGMHYFSPVQKMPLLEIIKTEKTADWVIATAYEVGLRQGKTVIVVEDGPGFYTTRILAPFINEALLMLEEGASIEQLDKAMKQFGFPVGPVALLDEVGIDVGAHVAGVLSDTFEERGAKTSKKAAELMEAGYKGRKNNKGFYKYGDGSKKKEINEEIYKFFGGTTRKEFKEIEIQQRLALVMVNEAVHCLGEGILDNATDGDLGAILGLGFPPFLGGPFRYIDREGSGAIVERMEILQTELGDRFKPAGLLTKHAKNNTPFHD
- a CDS encoding aminotransferase class I/II-fold pyridoxal phosphate-dependent enzyme, translating into MDLFDKLEGRPSPLGEFTSDGYGYYTFPRLEGPLGPVMKFNGKDMVVWSVNDYLSLGNHPEVREADAQSAEEYGLSVPMGARLMTGNSTEHEALEKELADFVHKEEALLLNYGYQGIMSVIHALVDRNDFLIYDELSHACIVDGKQLAMAEKSVFKHNDIESLEKQLARADRRRKPNSSILVVTEGVFGMTGDLGKLKEIIALKEKYDFRLLVDDAHGLGTLGDDGSGTGTQLGCQDGIDVYFGTFAKSFALIGAFIASEPRVVEFLKANTRSQIFAKSLPMPIVVSARKRLDLIRKHPEWREKLWENTMALREGLIDIGYNVLPSESPVTPVLTKGSTELCTTIMRTLREDYGVFVSGVAYPVVPRGMVLIRLIPTAGHTKEHIEKTLHAFESIKDLALKNVEERVSA
- a CDS encoding aldo/keto reductase family oxidoreductase → MKRIAYHADGPGGSAIAAGLWRSDSWNYSPQELLNWIESALEIGITTFDHADIYGLYTNEARFGEALKINPSLREKMEIVTKCDICLVCDQKPEYRINHYNTTPEHIRQSVENSLRNLQTDYIDLLLLHRPDPLMDADSTAGTLDELIKSGKVRHAGVSNFSPSQFDLLQSRLDAPLVTNQVECSLHHLEPIFDGTFDHAQMNRITPMIWSPFAGGALFWGDDERAQRVRHTIGQLTEKYSASAAQIVIAWLLALPCNPQPVLGTGKAERLQEAAAALEIKLDRQDWFELLVASQGHPVP